One Setaria italica strain Yugu1 chromosome II, Setaria_italica_v2.0, whole genome shotgun sequence DNA segment encodes these proteins:
- the LOC101782627 gene encoding 3-dehydroquinate synthase, chloroplastic codes for MAASASSLLAAAVSSSCAAISSRLPRGAPAAASVPSPSRQSCSSLRASLARRQQSRFVASVAPTMQPPAESRVSTVVDVDLGDRSYPIYIGAGLLDEPDLLQRHVHGKRVLVVTNTTVAPLYLEKVSWALTHNNPNVSVESVILPDGEKYKDMDTMMKVFDKAIESRLDRRCTFVALGGGVIGDMCGFAAAAFLRGVNFIQIPTTLMAQVDSSVGGKTGINHPLGKNLIGAFYQPQCVLIDTDTLNTLPDRELASGIAEVVKYGLIRDAPFFEWQEQNMSALLAREPSALVYAIKRSCENKAEVVAQDEKESGLRATLNLGHTFGHAIETGTGYGAWLHGEAVAAGTVMAADMSHRLGWIDESIKKRTVDILAQAKLPITPPETMTVEKFKSIMAVDKKVADGLLRLILLKGPLGSCVFTGEYDRKALDETLHAFCNN; via the exons ATGGCGGCGTCCGCCTCGTCCCTCCTTGCCGCCGCAGTGTCCTCATCCTGCGCGGCCATCTCCTCCCGGCTACCCCGCGGAGCTCCGGCTGCCGCCTCTGTTCCTTCGCCGTCGCGTCAATCCTGCTCTTCCCTCCGCGCTTCCCTCGCGAGGCGCCAGCAGAGCCGCTTCGTAGCCAGCGTCGCTCCCACGATGCAGCCTCCGGCGGAGTCCAGGGTCTCTACGGTGGTCGACGTCGACCTCGGCGACCGTAGCTATCCGATCTACATCGGCGCAGGCCTCCTCGACGAGCCGGACCTGCTGCAGAG GCATGTTCATGGGAAGAGGGTTCTGGTGGTGACCAATACGACCGTCGCACCGCTTTACCTGGAGAAGGTGTCCTGGGCACTCACCCACAATAACCCGAACGTGTCAGTGGAGAGCGTGATCCTGCCCGACGGTGAGAAGTACAAAGATATG GACACGATGATGAAGGTGTTTGACAAGGCAATCGAATCCCGCCTTGACCGCCGGTGCACATTTGTAGCACTGGGTGGTGGTGTCATTGGGGACATGTGTGGGTTTGCAGCTGCTGCATTCCTCCGTGGTGTCAACTTCATACAGATACCAACTACTCTGATGGCTCAG GTGGATTCATCTGTTGGTGGAAAGACTGGGATTAACCACCCACTTGGGAAGAACTTAATTGGGGCATTCTACCAGCCGCAATGTGTATTGATAGACACGGATACACTGAATACGTTGCCTGACAGGGAGCTAGCTTCAGGCATTGCTGAGGTAGTGAAGTATGGGCTCATAAGGGATGCACCATTCTTTGAGTGGCAAGAGCAGAACATGTCGGCATTGTTAGCAAG AGAACCAAGTGCTTTGGTATATGCTATTAAGAGATCATGTGAAAACAAAGCTGAAGTGGTTGCACAGGATGAGAAGGAAAGTGGTCTTCGAGCGACACTAAACCTGGGTCACACATTTGGCCAT GCTATCGAAACTGGGACTGGATATGGAGCATGGCTCCATGGGGAGGCAGTTGCTGCTGGAACA GTTATGGCAGCTGATATGTCTCACCGCCTGGGGTGGATAGACGAGTCAATCAAAAAACGCACAGTTGACATACTAGCGCAAGCCAAGCTTCCCATTACACCTCCGGAGACTATGACTGTGGAGAAGTTCAAAAGTATTATGGCT GTTGACAAGAAGGTTGCTGATGGTTTGTTGCGGCTCATCCTTCTGAAAGGACCTCTGGGGAGCTGTGTTTTTACTGGGGAGTATGACAGGAAAGCACTTGATGAAACCCTTCATGCATTCTGCAACAACTGA
- the LOC101782222 gene encoding wiskott-Aldrich syndrome protein family member 1 yields the protein MAYNPCYNTNGYASHQTSVPRPPPQPQPPLLPLPAAQAPPQCWSRPVSRAKKPRCYDAAPGPNKLAAPATSAPITVAAPSKKRTAPAATGLEVEWTGTGSLYSVSPPPSSVPMPTSLLLTVTAARKAPTACAVEVAGAGCGGVDVGATDELRRLLRL from the coding sequence ATGGCTTACAATCCGTGCTACAACACCAACGGCTACGCCAGCCACCAGACGTCAGTTCCacgaccgccgccgcagccccagCCTCCGctcctgccgctgccggcggcgcaggCCCCGCCGCAATGCTGGAGCCGTCCGGTGTCGCGCGCCAAGAAGCCGCGCTGCTACGACGCCGCGCCGGGGCCCAACAAGCTCGCCGCGCCTGCGACCTCGGCGCCCATCACCGTCGCGGCGCCGTCCAAGAAGAGGACGGCGCCAGCGGCTACTGGACTGGAGGTGGAGTGGACGGGGACGGGCTCGCTTTACTCGGTGTCGCCACCGCCGAGTAGCGTGCCGATGCCGACGTCCCTGCTGCTCACCGtcacggcggcgaggaaggcgcCGACGGCCTGCGCCGTCGAggtggccggcgccggctgTGGTGGCGTGGATGTCGGCGCCACGGACGAGCTCCGGCGGCTGCTCCGCCTCTAG